A stretch of DNA from Takifugu flavidus isolate HTHZ2018 chromosome 13, ASM371156v2, whole genome shotgun sequence:
CTTGTTTAAGGGTGCCGCCAAGTCTCTGTTATTTCCATGGAGgtaattttctccttttttgttcAACATCTAAATGTAGCCTTTGATTTTAGAGCATTGACGTCCAACAGGAGAAAccagaaacacatgaaaatTCATTAGCTTACGCAGGGAGACGGATCAAAATGAGGCTCAGAGGTCTTAACGACTGGTCCAACATCTGAACATGGTCCTGATGAGATGATGGTGGGATGTCCTcccagagctggaagagagaacAATAGGTGGGGCAGTCTGTCACAGAAATGTGTTCTTCATCCAGCAACTGTAGATACTCAAACTGAACCCTCACTGGCTCCCTCATGGACAGTTTGGACAGAATCATTACATGTGACCTGCTGGAGGATGTCTGTAGTGGACTTGTCCATCTTCTGGTGGACTGGCCCATCTCCTGGTGGACTGACCTATCTCCTGGTAGACTGGTCCGTCTCCTAGTGGATTGGTCTGTCTCCTAGTGTACTGGTTTGTCTCCTGGTATACTGGTCCATCTCCTGGTGTACTGGTCTATCTCCACATTGTTGTGTGGGCTGCAGAAACCTCATGCTGCCCCTGGTGTTGAGGGCGAAATGGCCTGTGTCCACCACCTTCAGATCCACGTGGTTGATCTAGGTTGTCTTGATAGTTGCCTttctttcagctgctgcctggctcaTTTGTACATCAGCAGGTGAAGCTGTTGTCTGGAAATGGACATTTTCAGATCCTGGAcatttgtttgatgtgtttatAAAAAGTAAACGAGTGTCACATTTCTTTTGTAGTTTAATTTTGGGTCAAATCTGTGTCTGACGTGTCTCTGAGGTTTTTCTCTCTCTAGTTTATGTTTGTTGTCACTGGTCCGCGTCTGTGGTTATACTGGTCACACCTGGCTGGCGTTGGTTTCCATCGTGGCTCTTTGTCCTGGTCCCCATttgatgttctttttttcaGAAAGCATGCCTTCTGCTCATCTCTGTCCTTCCCTCTCCTACCTATCACTGATCATGGATCTGCTCCCGCTGCAGGTGAGCCATACAGGAATGccctcattcatttacaagcaGAGCACTGTGGTTGGCTCACAGGCGGAGCACTCTGGGATGAGGACCTATTACTTCAGCGCCGATACCCAGGAGGACATGAACACATGGCTTAAGGCCATGAACGAAGCAGCGAAGATGCAGAACCGCAATGAGGCGACAATCAAGTGAGGACACACACTCTACCAGGGTAGAACTTTGGTCAGATTTTGATTTTGGATGTTCTTTTTCCAGCAGATCGTCGAACACCTTTGGCAGGCCCAACATGCTATCGCAGCACGCTGTCCCGCAGACCAACCATGTCAGCGCCAACACCATCAACACCCCACACTTGGAAAACACCAGACCCATCCATGAGGTTCTACTGGAGCCCATACAGCACGACAAAGTGGACTGCTGTAGCCTCCGCAAAGACTCTCCTGTGGCTGACATGTTTGAACAGCCCAGTGTCACCCTGGAAATGGACACCCACCTGTCCCTACCTACCACCTCTACACAGTCAGCCTTCCAACAGACCGACAGTTTATCCGTCTCGGCGCCTGTGTCGAGGATCCCGTCTCGGGCACCTTCTCGTGGTGCCTCTACACTGCCCTCTGGTGTTTGCTTGAGGAACGGCTTGGTGTCTGCGCCCAGCCCCATCCTGGAGCCCAATGGCATCGCAGCAGGGACCTATCAGAGGGGTCCCAATCTGGCCCCTGCTGactgtcagcagcagctgaagaggagAAGCACCCTGGACCAGGTGGAGCAATGGATCCAGGTCCAGAAGGCTGACAGCAGAGGGTGGTGCTCCTTCtttcatttgacatttttcatAGTTTTGAACAGATTTACAGTTTTcacaataaatattttgtaGTTCAAGAAGAATATATGTTTAAACAGTCTCTGCCTCTTACCCCATCTAGTGACAACACCCTCCCTCGTCGTACGCCACCAACGCAGCACAAGTTCACCACTCTGGACACATACCAAACTCCTCCGAGAACCCCTCGGCAGAGCCCCCCTCCTGCTAGACTCGGTGAGTACAAGTACGCCCAGGACCGCCTCAGCCATTTCCGCCTCACACCTGAACAGGGCGCCAGCGGCTCTAACACCGTCCTGCAGCTGTATGAGTGGCAGCAGCGTCATCAGTTCCGTCACGGAAGCCCCACGGCACCGCTCTATACTCCGGCGCCAGAGTACCCATTTGGACCCCGTCCTCCCGCCACcgtgcccccctcctcctcagccccTCGAATTGAAGGACAACCGCGCTGTGTTTCGGTACCGCCTTCCTCTGCAGACCACCCCCCGCCGGGACCTCCACCTGGGACCAGAACGCTCTCGCCCACCCGCAGGCCACACACCCCTGCTGAACGGCTGACGGTTCGGCCGGTGGAGGAGCGGACGGTGGTGGACCTGCCTTTCACTGTCTCACCCCGCAGGAGCAAATCTCAGCTGCTGAAGGTAAAATATGGATGACGGATTATTAAAGATTACTAAAGAATGGACAACTTTCTTTTACAGGGAAGGACACATTCTCTTCATCCATCCTCCTGTCCTTCCAtccacctgtctctctgccCCCATCTCTCTGTCCACCAGTCTCTCTTTCCCCCCATATCTGTCCACCTATCTCTTTGTCCACCTATCTCTCTGCCCCCCATCTCTCATTccacccacctctctctctccccacccGCGTCTCTCCACCCGTCTCTCTctatctgcctgtctctctgtccacctgtcttTCTGTCCACCCATGTCTCTGtccacccgtctctctgtcctcgtgtctgtctgtccacccgTCTTTCTCTACCTGCCTCTCTGTCCATGCATCTCTCTATCTACCTGTCTTTCTCCACCCGTGTCTCTGTCCATTCCTCTCtccccacctgtgtctctgtccaccGGTctctctgtccacctgtctgtctgttcacCCATCTCTCTGTCTACCTGTCTCTTCAGGGTATCTTTTCTCAGAGTCTCCGGGATGACTCATGTCTAGATCCCCACCCACTCTTCGTCCAACAGATGATAACTGTTTTTATCAAGGTTGTGTAAAAGCTTCTGTTGGTGAAAACAATTCTGGCCAATGGTGATGTGGACTCGCTGTGTGTTGAAGCTCCTCCCACTGAGACCTGTCTGTTTTCAGGCCACGACGCTTGAGAGACACTCGATGCCATCTGGTTACATCACACACACCGTCAGTGCTCCCAGCCTCCATGGTAAAACGGTACGTCAGCACTGAACCACCCGAAGGCTGAAATCTGCTTTGGGGCGTATGCGTAAACCTCTTCAGGCGTCAGTCGGAGCAGAGGCTTTTGTGTGAATGGACCCTTGCAGGACGTTTCCTGTGCTGCTTCACTCTCTCATCAGCTCGCTCTCATCCTCTTGAGTTGACTTGATCATCTTTGTATCTGCCTGGTTTTGATTCGCACCTTCTGGTGCCTCACAGCCGGAGGAGCTGACCCTGCTGCTCATTCAGTTGCGGCGCCATCGGGCCAAGATGGCCTCTGCACGGCAGGAAATGTTAGCCCAGCTGGGGAAGTTTGACCCCACCGAAGAACCTTACCACCATGTTCCCAGCGACACCACTGCTAGCAGCCCCTTCCTCTGCTCCGCCCCTTCTTCTGTGTCCCATCTCAGCCGGCTGGGCCCATCTTCTCCCCTTCGATCTTTTAACACCAAGGTGGGGGCCTGCCTCTCCGCCCACTGCTCATTTTATCATTGGTTGATTGAGGTTGCCACTCAGTTTTAAACATGTATTCCAGTAAGATGGTTAAATTAGATGACTTTTAAGACATTGTTCTTGGTTCTCTGAGAATAAACCCCACAATAATTCTGGTTctgtgtgacagcgcccccttcaggagcactttaaacatttctgAACTCTGAGGTCATCATCCAGCATCTCTGGGTGTTTACACTCACTGAATGTTTTCACTATGGGAGCCAatgaggttctctcaagctcgccacttcctgttgagccTTTACTCCGGTATGGAGTCAAACTTCTACCCAAAAGCATGGGTGAACCAGTGGCAACCTCCAGCCATCAGTCTCCGTCTTCCTGTGGTTTTGTCCGTCTGTGAGCCCGGCTGCCAACATAGAACCACCAGCCTTTCTTCatgtgctgttgttgctgttccGTTTCCCTCTCGTGCTAAACGCCATCTGCAGGAATGAGGCGCACGGCCACCTGTGGGTGTGTTGCTCGATTTAGTCTTCTGATTGGTGAATCTGAGTCTGCTTTCTGTCATGTGAGCTGAATTACGGCTCTAAGAAGATGATGGACTGTCACTGTTTCTATGCGACTGCTGGTTCTGATGCATGTTGGCGTTAAGCTTGAGGATGTTTCTGTCCTCTTGCAGGCTGATGACACCTACATGCAGCTGAAGAAGGACTTGGAGTATCTCGACCTGAAGGTGAGACTTCAGTTTGTCTTGCCGGTGTCTCACCATTGTCTCACTGCTGCTGGACTGTAGAATTAACAGAGATGTTCTCACACACTAAAAACCAAACAACCGCTGATTTCTAACTGCggctctcttcttctgttgaCTCTGACTCTTAGATCAGAGCTCTAGAGCCCCTGATCGTGGTGGTTCACAGTTTGCTACTGCACTGCACTGCTGGGCCTCTCAGGCCTGTCATGAATGTAAGCCGCatgtgtgcgtacgtgcgtgtcCCCTGAATGTTACAGATAACGTGTAGCACATCTGTGGTCATGCACGTGGCTCAGACTGCATGTGTGTTGTCTGTATGAGTTCTGGAAAATCATCCCATTTCTTCCAGCACGGCAGTAAAGACAGTCTTATCTCCATGGCAATGCTGATGTTCATGGGGGGCTCGGCAGTGCATGTGTAGTGGCTGTAGTCAGGTGGTTGAAAAGCCAGCAGCTTCTACCATTGTCTCTGAAACGCTGCACCAAGAACATGACATCACCTTTAAAAGTTCAAGCCGCTGAAATCTGAATTTGTCACTGTGACTCTGGCCTTTGACTTGCCCTCAGACCTGACCTTTGCCTTGTCTTCAGACCTCTGACCTAACCTTTGACTTGacctctgctgcaccaggaagagaaaacagtTGTGTTCAGAGGAGACGTCAGACCAGAACTCTGAAGTCCATTTGTCCTCGTGTCCATTACCATTTCATTCTTTATGGCACTGGCTGAGTTTCTGTGCCAAAGCTGCTTGTGTTGTCACCTTGACCAACGACTACACAGGCCATCACACTTGCAGCCTCAGCTCTTGGATTGTGCACGAAAAAAATTGAAAGTGGTGtatttctgtctgcaggtagCAGGAACTCAGGTTCTGAAGGAGGCGGGGAAACCTGTAAGAGTTGCAGAAAGTGATGTGGACGTGAGTCCTTCAATGTCTTTCACATGTCCTTCACATGTTGACCTCAATATGATGCTCATGGCCTTTCAAATCCCACCAAAACTCAAAttacctttattttcattttgtgaaCTGTTGCTGGAGATGTTCTTGACATGTTTCCAAATgtttggtcacatgacaaacTGCTGATCCTGCTGTCACATCTGAGCTTCAGCATGATAAATTAGCACAGATTAATTAGGAGAGATTACAGATGGTAATTAACCTTTTAGGTTGGGTCTCACCCCCGTAATGAACTCAGTCACAGCAGTAAATGGGGGGCTGTGACACTTCAAATTAGGGTCAGACATCTTCAAACAGACACGCTCAGGTGCAAACACACTTGTGGCGCAACAAACGCGATCAGATCTGAACCTCTGTGTCCCCCTACAGGTCAAGTTGAGCCGCTTGTGTGAGCAGGACAAGATCCTGAAGGACCTGGAGCTCAAGATCAGCTCCCTGAAGGAGGACAAGGTAAGTTTTTGAATTGATGCGATTCAAGTATGAGGGACAGCTTAGGTGGACTAACTGCTGGTCCTTTTGTCTCCTGGGTGACTCCACCCCTTTAGGACAAGCTGGAGCGTGTGCTGGATTTATCCCGCCAGCAGATGGAGCAATACAGAGAGCAGCTGGGCCACAGCCAGAAGATAGCCTaccagcagaggctgctgcaggaagatcTCGTAGCCATCAGGGCCCAAATATCACGTGTATCCACGGTATGAACACTAATTAACTTGATTGATAATCGGCATCTGTTCTGGAAGTAAGTACAGCAGCATTGTGTTCTTGTGCTCTTGTAAACCTCACACAGGAGATGACGCTGGCCTGGAACGAGTACAGCAGACTGGAGAGAtctgtggagcagctgagagcagctctgcagaccCAGTTGAACCACAGCGCCGCCCTTCAGGTGAGATCTGGTACTGCAGTCGTGAAACGCTGCGGCTGCTGATTTCAGGCATTCTGAGTGAACACATGAGTCACGTTGTCATCTGCAGAAGAGCGAGCTGAAGCGTGAGCTGTGGCGGATCGAGGACGTGTTGGCCGGACTGAGCGCCAGCAAAGCCAACTACAGGATCACCATTGACTCTGTTCAGAACCCAGGTTGGTTTCTCCGGTACGCAATGCTCAGTCATCAGGTCAACATGTTTTTAGAAGTTGGAGGTCATCATCGTGAATGTAGGGGTCTCTGGGTTTGGTGCATTAACCCTGTTAACCACAGTCTTGTCCAGAAGTGATCTAGAGGCGGGGCCACAGCAATAAGACCCGGCCAACACATCAGTGATCACACGTCTGTTGTAGCTCGATGACGTCTCGCATGGCTTTGTCCAACAGAGAGGAAATTTGTGCCTTCGATGTCTGACCTGACCGTGCCTTCTCAGAGCGTGGAGGTCCAACCTCCACTTTGCACCTCCGACTTTCTGTCCACTCACCACAGCAGTGCTGTGATGACAGTGGTGAGTTTCTTTACTCTCTTGAAGGACAGTTCTTGTTTCTATTAACAGACGGTTTCTTTCCAAACACTCCTCAGTCCGAGGATATAGCCCCGCCCAGGCCACCACTGCCTCGTTTCTATGACTACGGTGATATGCCCCCTGCAGTCCCACCCCTCCCCAAAGAGGCCTCAGTCATTCGTCACACGTCGGTGCGAGGGCTGAAACGCCAgtcagatgagaggaggagggaccGGGAGAGCGGGCAGTACGTTGCTAATGGAGACGCTAAGGTTTGATGGTCTTCAGTCGAACGTTGAGACGTTTTATCAAATAGAATCTGAACCTGTTTGTGGTTTTAGTCGGAGCTGCGATCTTACCTTAGTGAACCCGAGCTGCCAGGAAAGATCCACCACAACACCGACACGGAGTACCAGCATTTACAGAGCAAAGGTCAGAAGAGAACAGGAAGTATAACCAACACGGATGTTTTTATATGTCAGTGTGTTCAATaggattttattgttgacataTAAGGATATTATTCTGATACAAAATGTGTTGCTGATTCTTTTTTCAATTCAGCTTCGTTTTCTGAGGAGCGTCAgtccacctctgtctcctcttaCGTCACACTGAGGAGAGGTCCAGGAAACTCTGCCTCCAGGGTAtgtccaaacaggaagtcagctcTGGATTTGCTGCAGAATTTTGAATTTTGTTTATTGTTGGTCTTGCTAAGGACAAAACatcctgttttgtttctttgttttctcctgtcCTCATACAGGAACGACCTCACAGTGCTTTAGATCTTCAGCTTTCCTCAAGTGAAGGTCTGCAGCCTCGAGGCCGCATGAcggcagaggagcagctggagcggATGAAgcgccaccagagggcgcttgTTCGCGAGCGTAAGAGGAACTTGAGCCAGGGTGACCACTCCTGCCtgtccacctccaccagccggcgctcctcctcttcctccagactgCCCTCGAGCACTTCTGACCCTCCGGTGGCTGTACGttaccccacccccccacgtaGCAGCAGTCATCACAGGGAGCAACACCTACACCGCCACTGCTGCTACGCAACAATCCAGCCCCCAGATACATAATCAGCTAGCAgggatgctaacatgctaactgtAATTCTGTCTTATGTGTGTATTGAATGGTTGTTAATGTTAGCACTAACAAACTAAAGACTGTGGCAGGTCGGCTAGCTGGTAACGCTTTTGTAATATTGCCAGATACAAACGAGCACAGACGAATGCTGGGAATTCTTGGATGGTTTGGACTTGGTCTTGTCTCTTAAAGGGCAAGGACACACCAACCCCGTTTGAGCCAAATTACGTTAAACACAGGTGTATTTATACCTCTTGGAAAGACCACAGCTGACCTAATCTGCACCCACTCCGCAGGAGTAGGTGGGGCTAACCTGGGTTCATACTCCAGAAAAGGGAATTGCTAATCAAAAGCAGGAATTAGATAAGATTCCAGAAATATGAGGTGCTATCAGTGACTGTTTTGTCCTCTTGATGTCACTGTTTACCTGATTTTATTGCTCCTAAAGAGGCTAATTGCTAACGCCAATGAACCAGGCTCCGCCTGATTGGGTGGGCGTGTCCCTGCCCTGAATGTCTGTGGGTGTCTGTGACAACACCGCCCTCTGGGGGGCCCTCACTGACACAATTCTGAATGTAAACCAAAACGGAAGGGCCCACAGATGTACATCTGGTGTAAGTgtacaattttatttatttactgaggGATATTTTCAGTACACAATTGTACAGATATATTTTGTAGAGTTTCTGtattcagaggaaaaaggaacaTTCAGGttgatgaaatgaaagaagCTGAAAATCATGatcatttctcattttcttctcatttcatGTACTCATTCGTTTACAAATGAGAAGTGCCTTGGTTTATGATTAATTTATTCTTTGTTCCAAGCTGACATTAATCACTTCCACAGTGAAAGCTGTTCTTTAACAGCAGATCTCATTTTTAACTGAATTCTTTGACATTTGTTGCCGAATGAGAAAGGCTTCCTgttctcttttgtgttttcaggacagactgctaatgatgctaaccTGCACAGCTAAAAGAGTAATGGTTTGAAATGTCAGTCTTCCAAGAAGACAAACTCATGACTGCTGTGATTAGACTACACTTCCCAGAATTCCCTGAGTTGCTTTTGCCAcatgtaaatgtagttttcacCAGCATATAGATGCGTTTACATGGTTTTAAATGTGAGCTTTGGCCTTCCACCGAGTATGATTGTGGATTTTTAAGGCAGAAAATCAGATGTGAAGTTTGAAGAAAGTGTAGATTTGAAGTCTTTACTGTTCCTCTGGTTCTCTTGATTTCTGCATTGCAAATAATCAAGACAGATACAGGAGATGCAATAAAGAGCAGTGGATGACTTCATCACGGGCTTTATTTTAGAAGGAGCTCTAGATTTCGAGAAAACAGATTAAGGCTAATCTGAGATTTGAGACATTTGTGGAAGGTTGAGACCTTCCACAACTGGTAGAAACAGAAGGTTGAtttagtttttcatttttcctggAGCAAAAGTCACTTTTGAAGATTTGTGGTTGTAGAACTGGTTCTCGTGATGCCCCCATATTTCTTCAGAACTAAGATAACAAAATAGTtttggagagaaaaagaagTAAAGTAGAAAAAATGATTACCTAAATCAATGAGATGATTTGCACATGTAGATAATTTAATCTGGACAATAAAGACTTTCTGTTTGTGAAagcttctctctgctcttttctaacctgggtggatggatgttgggtagatggatggatgacgggtGTTTCTCTGATTCACATCAAGGCCGCTATCCTCCaatcagctcctgctgctggatttaCAGGATGCCTGCATGGCTTTGGTGAATGATTACTCACAAGTAACaagcacactcacacatgcaagcACAACTTTATCTAAAGTGAACAGTTTAGTGTTTGTCTTCCTCGAGCTGCagcacactgagctgcaggtgcatcatttcagtttttaaatgttatttttatattCTGATTTTGATCGTTTTAACATCAGGACATGGAGTCAACACAAGCTCTGCAAACTGTTATGAAAAGTCAGTCTTCTGAAATTATGTCATTGATCTAAAGATTCCTGGGAATATTATACTATATTACACTTCAACTGTGTAAAATTGTGCAGGTGCTGTTTCTGTTATAAATGAAAAGTCGTTTTCAGGAAGAACCAATAAAATCACAGAATCATGGCATCTCTGCCCCTCTGCAGGTGTTTGATTTGCAGGAGCATTTCTGGGTGGATGGACACATTGAAGAAGGCTGGAATGTAGCAAGTGGGAGGGGCCAGCCAAAGGCCCCTCCCACTCATCTACGAGAGATGGACTTGGAGCCTGTGGACTATGACCTGGACATCAGCCGAGAGGTAGAACCTCAGTTAGAAGAAGAGTAGCTGCTGAGGAGGCTATTGTAACTGACTTGTGTTCCCCACGTGCAGCTTTCCAAACCACAGAAGGTTCCCATCCCAGAGCGTTACATCGAGTCCGACTCTGAGGAGCCCCCGAGTCCAGAGGAGTTGGAGAAACGCTGGCAACGCACTGAGCGCATCAAAAACCTCCTGGCCAGATCCAGGTAACAGGTTACTTTTACTGAGTTCTGCTGGGTTCTTCGACACTAACTGCGGTTCTGCCCACCCCACTTTCTTCATCAGTGTTCAGAACCTTCAACCTTGTGCAACGCTGGACTTCTCCGAGCTTTGTTTGGttcttcagcagcaggaaagGATCATGAACGTGTCTCAGGTTCTGGCTTCAGAGGCCTCACAGAAGAGCAAACTGGTGGCAGGTCGGTTCCACAATTCATCAATATGATCAAAATAATCAACGCAATTACACACGTTAACCCGACCGAGGACCCAGACCCGAGTCTCTTCCGGGTCACCTTCAACATATTTGAAGTACATGAAGGtaaaacttcctgttttggttGGAGTCAGTTAACGAAGCTCAGTTTGATCCCAGAGCTTTGATCTAGAGGTCGATAAATTATTTGTGAGTaaacccagcagggggcacctCGTGGCTCTGCTGGATGTGGTCTCAACTAACTGGATCTTCCAGGAATAAACAGCTCCTTTTTAATTTTCGAAGATCGACGTTCAAGTAGAGTATAAAAAGGAGGAATGAGCAATAGATCAGAtaaaaaatggtgttttctcGCCTTCAGCCAAAGCTACTGCGGAACACTGAGTCTCAGAACCACCGTGGAACCAGAGGCACCTCCTCATCCCCCAGCTTCTGCAGAACTTCaaatcttttaattttttggtAAATCATGAATAAAAAGTTCTGGTACTTGTCTGTTTTTGGAATGTTCATaaatcacaaaataaaaccTAATAAAGTccattatttcctttatttgagTGTAAATAATCCTAAATACTGATTTTAGACCTTGAACAGAAATGTGAAGATCCGAATTAGATCTGTTGATCAGACGGTTGAACATCAAACTACATGTGGAGGGAGCGTCTCCGTGGTAACATGGAGatttatgtttaaaaatgtcccAAAAGAAAGGCATCTGCATGCAGAGCAGAAAGCATGTGTAGGTACACTGATAGAATCACATTTGGTTCTGAGACCGATGATTGATTTAAAGTTCTGTACAGACAAATTAATAAATGTACAAATGTGGCATTTGTGAAAAAACTGCCTGCTTACAAACATCTATGTTGACTTGACAAAGGTCATTTTGTACGTGTGTTTATGGTTGTGGGTTCCTCTGTCGGCGCTGGCTTCACTCTGCTTTGAGCTTTGCTCTGAGCTCTTGTCctctgcttttgggtcctgctCGTTATCCTGAGGTTCTGTCGCAGACAGTTTGGGCTCGGCTGCTTCGGGCTGAGTGGTGGGTGGGTCTGGAACCGGTTCCGGCTGCAGAAAGATACAAACGCTTCACCATCACCATTTTAACgaaacaaaacagaagacagaggaaaATTTCAGTGTGTCGAGACATCCAGACAGACGGTTCCACACCTCCATCAGGGTTCAGCCCAGCAGCCATTACTGCTGGACCCAGTCTGATTCAGCTCTAGTCACAGAGATCTTCACTTTTGTACTTTACTTGTTGTAAAGTGGGGATGATCTCATTCCTGATGCCTCACCTCGCTGAAACCCAGTCCACAGTGTCTCCGGTTCCGGCCCGAGAGCTTTCCTTCCATGCCCTGCTGGTATTGCATCTCCAGCTCCTCGTTGATCTTCTCATCCTCCGTTCCTGAAGAATAAACAGCGTCACAGCGGGAACGCCAGCCGCCTCATTTCTGTCCTCACATGGACAGATCTGAGCGGCCGGCGTGGAGCAGAGAGGCTGTGTTAATCGCACTGGACATAACCGTTGTGGGTAACAGGCAAAAGAGCTGTAGCCTTAAAAAATCTCTGCTGGAGGCCTCACCACTGCGGACATGCGACGTTGACTTGTGGTCACCGATAACGAGGCGTCCTGTGTGTTCCTTCTGGAAGAAATGGAAACATGACAGTTGTTGGATTCTGGTTTCATGGACTTCACATTCAGACTGTCTTTTTCCAGACTCACCTTCCCTGCGCCCATCAGACGTAGAAACTTTTGCTTCCTTTCATCACTTCCTAGATCTGCCGATGACCAATTTGTAGATCCATCCTACAAAAAAATCGGTGGTCATGTCCAATTCATCAGAAACACCCTGTTCTGGACAATTAAAGGCTCTCGATCATTAACTTTCCAAGTTAATGGTTCCTATTtcaaatcaaagagaaaaatcgACCTCACAATGGTCTCATTTCAACCAGCTTCACGATGATAAATTGCCTTTAATTGTAACTTATATCATGCGTCAAAGGGCAAGGTCTGAAACCTGGTTTACGCAGGTTAACCGCGTTTCAAGCTGCAAACACTTGATGTTTATACCAAGACTCAAATGACAAACTGGTGAATAAATAGAGCGCATGACGTGGTTTACTTGATTCTATGTTTTCTTTCAGAGTTACTGCATGTTAGAAACGAGTAATCATGCTGAACCTGTTAGCCAGCGAGTTAATGGTAATGTAAATTCTCCTTAAATAAAGCAGTGCGTAGATCTTCTAGGTCGTCTTACGTCACTCGGAGATGCGGCTCTTTTAGTTCCGTGTTTGTTCTCCGAAGAACTCATTCTGGACCAAATATATTTCGTTAATTTTGCAAACCAAACAGAAGCTAATTGGTTTTGTCAACAAACGAACGACTCACTACTTCCGGTGTTTTCTTCGTTAGTTTTGGTAACTATTTGTTCTCTGTCGCCCCTGGCGGTTTGCCGTAACATGCCATCAATTTCTGCTAAGCGAACGTTGACACGTTCAGCTAAAACATCCAACGCaatttaaaaagctaaaataaagaaacatAATTTACCGGCATTTCGTGATTTGAAGCCTCCATCCCGATGAGTTTCAGGCGTTTTTTGGCATCTTTTTTATCTGGCGTTGACTTCTTACTGGTCAATTATCCATTGATCAATGAAtggtaacaacaacaacaataataaaagtaCAACCATCACTGGCTAAAATTACCATTTGAATATTTACTTTGCTGATTTCGTTAATCCAaattattattgtaattgttatta
This window harbors:
- the LOC130536246 gene encoding pleckstrin homology domain-containing family A member 7-like isoform X2, with the translated sequence MAAPLGRDSLPGRWSYGVCRDGRVFFIDDDTQTTTWLHPRSGDPVNSGHMIRSDLPRGWEEGFTIEGVSFFINHNQRGSTFRHPLTGQMSAESSDFILQEQSQGGCMMSSTTVSEASTTVTSSTVDSTSKGSRSSSGKVHSFGKRHQSIRRNPNAPVVVRGWLYKQDSSGMRLWKRKWFVLADFCLFYYKDSREETVLGSIPLPSYVVSAVGADDHISRKFAFKVSHTGMPSFIYKQSTVVGSQAEHSGMRTYYFSADTQEDMNTWLKAMNEAAKMQNRNEATINRSSNTFGRPNMLSQHAVPQTNHVSANTINTPHLENTRPIHEVLLEPIQHDKVDCCSLRKDSPVADMFEQPSVTLEMDTHLSLPTTSTQSAFQQTDSLSVSAPVSRIPSRAPSRGASTLPSGVCLRNGLVSAPSPILEPNGIAAGTYQRGPNLAPADCQQQLKRRSTLDQVEQWIQVQKADSRGDNTLPRRTPPTQHKFTTLDTYQTPPRTPRQSPPPARLGEYKYAQDRLSHFRLTPEQGASGSNTVLQLYEWQQRHQFRHGSPTAPLYTPAPEYPFGPRPPATVPPSSSAPRIEGQPRCVSVPPSSADHPPPGPPPGTRTLSPTRRPHTPAERLTVRPVEERTVVDLPFTVSPRRSKSQLLKATTLERHSMPSGYITHTVSAPSLHGKTPEELTLLLIQLRRHRAKMASARQEMLAQLGKFDPTEEPYHHVPSDTTASSPFLCSAPSSVSHLSRLGPSSPLRSFNTKADDTYMQLKKDLEYLDLKIRALEPLIVVVHSLLLHCTAGPLRPVMNVAGTQVLKEAGKPVRVAESDVDVKLSRLCEQDKILKDLELKISSLKEDKDKLERVLDLSRQQMEQYREQLGHSQKIAYQQRLLQEDLVAIRAQISRVSTEMTLAWNEYSRLERSVEQLRAALQTQLNHSAALQKSELKRELWRIEDVLAGLSASKANYRITIDSVQNPERKFVPSMSDLTVPSQSVEVQPPLCTSDFLSTHHSSAVMTVSEDIAPPRPPLPRFYDYGDMPPAVPPLPKEASVIRHTSVRGLKRQSDERRRDRESGQYVANGDAKSELRSYLSEPELPGKIHHNTDTEYQHLQSKASFSEERQSTSVSSYVTLRRGPGNSASRERPHSALDLQLSSSEGLQPRGRMTAEEQLERMKRHQRALVRERKRNLSQGDHSCLSTSTSRRSSSSSRLPSSTSDPPVAVFDLQEHFWVDGHIEEGWNVASGRGQPKAPPTHLREMDLEPVDYDLDISRELSKPQKVPIPERYIESDSEEPPSPEELEKRWQRTERIKNLLARSSVQNLQPCATLDFSELCLVLQQQERIMNVSQVLASEASQKSKLVAAKATAEH